The genomic segment GATTGAAGCAGGGAAGGATTCGCCTCCCCGTCGCTCGGCATTCCTGCCTCGCTCGCGTAGGCTCCCCGTCGTACTTGCTCGACATCGTGTCTCGCACCGCTCTCTATGGATCGCGGACGGTTGACTCCATTCGAATCCTTCGCTTTGTCGTATTAGGGGGAAGATTATTGGGCAGGGAAGGATTCGAACCTTCGAAGGCTTGGCCAGCAGATTTACAGTCTGCCCTCGTTGACCGCTTGAGTACCTACCCGAGATTTTTGGAAAGGGTGAATCCGCCCGATCAGCTGCCTAGAGGAATCGAACCCCCAACCTGCTGATTACAAGTCAGCTGCTCTACCAATTGAGCTAAGGCAGCGTTTGGACTCGTAACCAGTATTTCGAGCGGATTTCCGGGGTCAACCGATTAAAAAGGATTTTCTCCTGGCGCTAGAATGGGGGATTTGTATTGCATGCCTCTTTTCCTCGTAAATCTAGGGATGACGATTTCCATTCTCGCGTTCTATGTCGGATTTTGGTTCCGCTTTCGGAACAATCGTCTTCACAGAATTTTTAATACGATCGGTATCCTCTTTAATCTTTGCGCTGCGATCTATCTTCTGTCCTTAAAATATTTGTTCGGGGGCTTGGACTCCGCTGGCTTCGTGCCGGTCTTCGACAGAACGATCATCGACACACACCGCGCTTTTGCCGCTCTGGCTTTGGTCTTGATGCTCCTGACTGGCTGGTCCGGCTTTGCGGGAAAAAAAGGATTCCATCGAAAACTCAACTTTGTTTTTCTACCATTATATACCCTCGTATATCTCTCCGGATTATTTCTATTCCGTTCCGGGAATTAAGTCGGGGCAATTTTAGAAGGTCGAAATGAGCGAGATTAAGGAACTCAAAGAATTCGCGAATAACATTCGTAAAAACGTGATCAAAATGGTGACCGCGGCAAAATCGGGCCACCCGGGCGGTCCCTTAGGACTCGCAGACATTTACGCCGTTCTTTATAAAAAAATTCTAAATCATAAACCTACGGATCCGGATTGGGAAGATAGGGATCGTCTGATCCTTTCCAACGGACATGTTTGCGCCGTCCGCTATGCCGCGATGGCGCAGTCGGGTTTTTTTCCCGAGTCGGAACTTCTTACCTTTCGAAACATCAATTCCAAATTACAGGGACATCCTTCCACCAGATACCTAAAGGGAGTGGAAAGCTCTTCCGGTTCACTCGGGCAAGGCTTGTCGGTTTCCGTCGGAATCGCTCTTGGGGCGCGTTTGGCAAAAAAAGATTATAAGGTTTATGTTTGCATTTCGGACGGAGAATGCGGCGAAGGAATGACTTGGGAAGCGGCGCAATCCGCGGCTCACTATAAAACGGATAACCTAATCGCGTTTATGGATAAAAACGGAATCCAGATCGACGGCTTCACAAAGGACGTGATGAACCTGGAGCCCCTGGATAAAAAATTCGCCTCCTTCGGTTGGAACGTTTTACAAGCGGACGGTCATGATATTTCTGCGATCCTATCCGCTTTCGAGCGAGCTAAGGCTCATAAAGGATCCCCGACGATCATCCTGTTCGATACGGTTTTGGGAAAAGGCGTTTCTTTTATGGAGAACAATCCCGGTTGGCACGGAACTCCGCCGAACGCGGAACAGGAAAAGAAAGCTCTGGAGGAATTGGAAGCTCTCGAAGTATAAGAGTTTCCTTCTGCGTATTTCCGAAGTTCGAAAAAAAGAAGAACATTTCATCGATTCGGAGTTTTCTATCTTTGTTCGGAAATACGCCTCGAATCCCGAAAAAAACGTTTCAATTTCGTTTTTTATCTTTGCGGGCACTTGACTTCGTTTCGGCCTACTCCTTCGTCGGAAAGAGAACATAAACGAACGACATAGTTAATTTATGAATCACATCCTTTTTTAACTGTTCGAAAAACTTCCGAATTGACTAAGCTCTTCCCGGTATCACGTTATTGTACTTATGCAATCCTCCGACTTCCCTTTCGGAACAGTTCCCTTCCCACCCGATAAGATAGAGGATAAATTTTACCAATTGGAATTTTCCTCCAGCGAGGATAAATCCGGGATCATTGCGGAGATCGCCGGTATGATTCCTTGGCAGGTTCGCGTCCGGGAAGTGGCGGACGAATTGAAGGATCCTACTCTTCGCGTTTTTGCGAGAGGAGTCGCACCCATCATTCATTCGGAGCGGATCAGTGTGCGTTATGCGGCATTGGCTGAAAAAGGGAACTCGAATCATTACGAGGATTTGGAGGAAGGTGCGTTTCTGCTTTCCTCTGTCACGGAACCGGAACTTTCTTATCCTGAATTCCGGACCTATCTGGATCGGATCGCTTTGCGAGTGGAGGAACTCGTGGATCTAAACGAAGATCTGGCTTCGGACGACGTGAAGGTTCATTTTTTAACCCGTGTGCTTTCCCAGGAAGAAGGTTTTTCCGGCAATCATGAGGAGTACGAGGATCCGGATAATTCCTATTTGCATCGGGTATTCGTCACAAAACGGGGCATTCCCATCTCTTTGTCGGTGATCTACCTTTTAGTCGCGCATCGATTGAACCTTCCGCTTTACGGCGTCAATATGCCTCTGCACTTTCTACTTCATTTCGAATCCAACGACTATGAAACCTATATCGATCCTTACCACGGCGGAGTGATGCTGGATCGTTCCACTTGCATCCGTTTTTTAAAGGCAAACGGATTCCAGGCTCACGACCGTTACTTTACCCACGCCAGTAGTATGACGATCCTGAAAAGGATGTTTCGTAACTTGATCCATATCTATCGGAAAAAGGAAAATCGTGAAATGGAAAAAGTACTGTCTAAACACCTGCTCGCCCTGGACAGCAAGTGGAAATCCTGATTTTTTCACCCCCTTTCTTTTCGTTCCGCTCGTATTTCCTACCCTTTCCTGCTTGAGCGATAAATTCCTTCGGAAATAGTGTCGAAACAAGGAAACTCCGTGAAAGCCAAGGGATTGAAGGACCTCCTCGTCCGAAAGTTCGACAAAAAACTGTACGAGATCATAGACGAGGATCTTCGTCTACTCGCCGAGATTAAGGATTATACCATCCGCTCCGGAGGAAAAAGAATCCGTCCGATCCTGCATTATTGCATGTGTCGTATCCTCGGATACAAGGGGGAAAAATACGCGGATGTAGGGGCCATCGCAGAATTGATTCATGCCGCGAGTCTTTTGCACGATGACGTCGTGGACGAAGCTCAGACCAGAAGAGGGGTGCCCAGCGTAGGTTCCCGTTTCGGAAATAAAACCGCGATTCTCGCCGGAGATTACCTTCTTGCCTGCGGGATCTATCATCTTAACCGATTGAATTCTCCCGAATTAATGGATATTTTCACACAAGTGATCAAGGATCTTTCGGTAAGCGAACTCGTTCAGATGGAATGGGAAAGAAATCCCAAGATTGATTTGGACGTGTACGATCGAGTAGTCTACGGTAAGACCGCATCTTTGTTCGGAGCAGTCTGTCAGGCCGCCGGAATTCTAGCGGGGGCTCCCAAAAAGAATCTAAAAAAATTGCACGAGTTCGGAGTCCGATTAGGATCCTTGTTCCAAAAACAGGACGACGCCATCGATTATTTCCAAGCCGGGGACCGGACGGGCAAGGTTCCTCTCAAGGATTTTAAAAACGGATTATATACGTACCCGGTTCTCCGACTTTTGGAAAAGGCGGATAAGAACGATAAAAAACTGACCCATTCCCTTTTTGCTAAGGAAGAAAGGACCGAGCACGACGAAGTCGTAATTCTTTCCCTGCTCAATCGGTACAATATTCGAAAAATGTTGAGTGAAGAGTTTCGGTCGGATGTGGAAGAACTTTTGCGATTTTTAAAAGGTTTTCCGGAAACCGAGGAAGGAGCACTTGTCCGGGATCAATTCAGAAAATTGACCGAAGTGTAAAGATCCTCTTTCCGAAGGACGGAACCTTCGGCGAGTGTCATTCGCCTCTTCTCCGTTCATCGCGGAGATTTCGATCTAGTCCGGAATCAATGAACCGCGTTTTTCAAAAGGTGGAAAACGGATCCGGAATGTTGTCGAAGATAGAAAAAATAAGCGTTTGCCGCAAGGCTGATCACCAAAGGCAAAAACTTAAAGAATCGAGTCTTCGCGAAAGAGAATACGATGAAAGCCAAGAGAACCCCGATGACCGGCAATAAGGATCCGATTGTCATCAGAGTATAGAAGATCCAGAAATTGGGAATCTGGTCCTCCGTTTGCACTTTTCTATGCGAAACCGGTCTTGGGTGGCTTTGCAAAGGCATGTGTCTGGGCTCGACTCGTACTACTTTCGCTTTTTCCCTAAACTTCTGGTCGTTGTTCAGCGCTTTTTCCATACCTTTAGTTTAAGATTTTTCGGGGGAGTTGCAAGTCCCATCCGAAAATTCGGGGATTTTGCACGATGGAATTAGTCGAAATGGCGGGGTTAAATAAAAAGTAATTTTATCCGATTTAGGGAGAAAAAGAGTCTAATATAAACAAAATCGCGGATTTCAAAAAATCGTTTTTTACAGCATATTATCTCTGTTAAACGTTTCCCGAGTTCTTCTTTTCGGTTCTTACTGGAACGGAGTGGGGATCGAAAGTGAGGGGTTTTCGGGGAAGAAGAACGGGACAGAATTCAAAAGAGTAGCAAAATAAATAGAATCCGGCGAGTATAGAGGGCTGCCTGAAAGAGAGAAGGCAGCCCTTTTTTTCTTATTGGGTTGTAGTAGTGGAGGTTCCGGCTGGGACGGAATTACTCGTACAATTTACGTCGCCTTTGATGGAAACGCTTACCCCGGCTACCGATTGTGTGTTAAAGCATTGTTGTCCGTTTTGGGTATAACACATACTCGAAGAAGTGGCCGAAGTACAGTTGATGAAGTCCACCGTATAACATTGAGTCAACGAAAGTCCCGCACTTCCGGTTGAGACCACGTTCCCCACCAAATCCAGAGTAACGGTCAGATAGGACAGAGCTTGGCTTCCGGAAACGGAAGTATCGATCGGAACTCCGCTTCCTCCCCAAGTGATTTTTCCGTAATTCGCGACCAAAGGTTTTGCCGTCAAACTTCCGGAGTAGGAAAAGCCCTGCTGCGAATCGATTTGCCCTTGGTTTTGGGTACTATCGTACAGAAACTTCAGATAGATATAGTCTCCGGTAGTATAATAGAGTCGGCTGATGACCGTAAATTGGGTATTCGTTCCGGAGCCAGAACTAGTGGTCGTTGTCGTGGTTGTCGTAGTGGTTCCCGTCGAGGAACTTGCGGAATATGGGGAGCCGGTTCCGCAGTTCGGAGTCTTACTCTTATCCAAGCTCCCATGGATGCTAAACGTAACGGAACCGTCCGAGGCAGTGACCGAAAGATCGGTTTTTGTGGATTGGTGGTGTTCGCAGGTTTGGGTGAAAAAAATCAGGGCTGCGGATAGGAATGCGGTTAAAACGGACCGTCTGCAGGTCCGGAGAATCGTCGGAAAGGATCCCATAGTTCTAATATCAATCATCGGTAAAGGTGGGTCAAGAATGAAATCCCGGGAAATAATCCCGACTGAAATTCTTAAATCGGACCCGAATAAAGGGAGCACGGTTCCTTTTCTGCAAAAGATTTTTCGGAATGGAAATCGGGTGTCCGGTGGATTATGTCGGAATTTTACGGTTCGTGCCGAGCGCATTGCGCTGTCGATTTAGAAGCTTGTCTCCGGAAGGGGAATCTGCTTTCTTGAGAAAAATCAGGACGGTTCTCGTGAAAATACACAAATATGATTCGATTCCGGACGTGGTGGAAATCGGAGACGGAATATTCAAAACCGAAATTCCACAGCCCTTCTACTCTCCCAATAATATCTATATTCTCCCGGACGGGGAACCCACTTTGATCGATTCCGGTTATCTTGCGCATCTAGGGATGTTGCAAAGGGCGCTGAAAAAACTCGGGCTAAGTCTGAACAAAATAAAACATATATTTTATACGCACAATCATTTGGATCACATGAGCGCCATTCTTACGATCCGCTATTATACCGAAGCGAAATTGTACGCGATGAAAGGTATGGCGGCAGGGATCGGAAATTATCTGGAATATGTGGAAGTATTCAACCGGGCCACCAAAAGGCTCGTGTATAAGGGCCATCGTTCTCCCAACGATAGAAAGACGGAACTCGCAAGAGTGGAAGCCGGCAACGAAAACCTTAAAAATACTCTGATGCGGGGGGACAGAATCGATCCGATTCTAAAACTCGATGTGGAATTGGTGGAGGGGGATGTCATACGCGCGGGTGGGAAAGAGATCGGATTTCTGCACACTCCGGGGCATAACCTGTGGCACCTGACGCCCTATATCTTGGAGGAGAATATCTTTTTCACCGGCGATCTTGTCTTACAGAATATTTCCTCCATCTATGCGGAGATAGACGGAAATCTAGAGGACTATTACAAATCTTTGGATCGGATTTCCAAGATGTCCATTCGCCGACTTCTTCCTGCTCACGGTCCCGAACCTGAGGATCCTAAGAAAGCGATCAAGTTGCTATACAAAACTCTGCAAATCTTGGAGAGAGGAATCATACGCAGATTAAAGGAAAAGGAATACGATCTTTCCAGTCTGACTCTGGAAGCAATGGGAGAAAAGGTCGCTAATTCAGGTTATTATAATACTGCGATGGCGATTTTACATTCCATGGTCAGGAAATTCGTTGAAAGAGGCTGGGTAGAGGTGGTCGAGACGGAACCTCCGTATGAAACTTACAAATGGATCGGAGATTCTAATATATAGATCCGGAACGAATAGAGGGGTTCATTCTTTTTCCGGCACTATTTCTCCGTAAAAAGGGGTCTGTTTCAATTTCATGTTGTAGGCTTTTATGAACAGGAGTTCAAGATGCGTCACGTCCTCGCGGTTGTATTTTAATAGCAGATCCAAAGCCTCCATGTCGTCGTATTGCACGTACTGCCACCATAATCTGACCGCGTCCGCTCCGTTGACTTCGAAGGGAAGGTCTCTTGTGATTCCGAGCGCCTTTTCGCAGCCTTTCAGTCCGCCTCGGTATCCGAGACTGCGAAGAAGATACATCAGATCGAAATGACGGTTTCTAAATCGTTTGCCGAATTCCTTTTCCAAGAAGGGCACGTCGAACGCTACTCCGTTGTAACTTACGAAAATATGGGAAGGGAGAACCTTCTCCGGAAAGTCGTCCATGTCCCGTCCGCGCAGAAAGTCCTTGAATTGATCGCCGTCGTACGTTCCGACTACGGTGATGAAATCCTCTTTGGATAAACCGCTGGTCTCTATGTCTATATAGAGAAGTCTGGATCGGACCGAGGGAAAGAGTCTCCATTTTTGCTCGTTAGGTACGGCGAAGAAAAAATAGTCCCAGTTCTCTCTCGCGAATTCTTTTTTGGAAAACTCGAGAGAATCCAATACCAATCTGGAATATGTGTCTTCTTGGTTCCTGGAACGAACCAGAAACTCTTCCCTAAGGGAATCCCAATCCAGGATCCCTTTCTCCCAATACTTCCGTTCTTCCAGGATATCGATGCCAGGGAGATGGCAAAAAGTATGCTTTAACAAACGGATTCCTCTATGATTTCAGACGTTCCGAGTAGGGCCTGTATCCGTTCTCTTTTGCCCGTTCTTTCGAAAAAAATCCGTGAACGAAAGGGCGAGAAGTGTAAGAAAGGAGTATAAGTAAAACGGGATATTCCCCCAACGTGAATAAAACGTGTTGCCTTCCTCCGAAAGACGGGTGACGGGCAATAGAATCGCTCGATTCCCGATTTCGCCCGATTCGATCGGAATGGCGAGATTTCGTCCGTACGGATCGACCGCAAGAGAGACTCCGCTGACCGCCGGGCGGACCAAGCTGAGTCCGAACTCGATGGCGCGAAATTTTGCCGTTCCCGCATGTTGCCAAGCCTCCGTCTTGGAGGAAAACCATGCATCGTTCGTGGGGTTTGCCAGAAGCGTAAAGACGCCTTTTTTCGCCTCTCGAAGGGAGTTTTGAACCAAAGACGGAAACATCGCCTCGTAACACACCAACGGAAGGATCTGGTATGTTACGCCTTCTTCCTTGGAAGGAAATCCGGTGGGATTCCGAAAGCGCTCGGGTGTTTGGATTTGGGCGATTTCTTCCGGAGTAGGCGGGGAAGGGCGAACGCTTCTGTGAAAGGATCGGAATCCTAAAAGTGGTACGGGTTTTTCCCCGGGAATATATCTGGACGTTTCGCTGAAGAGGGATCGTAGAAAAGGGAAAGACGATTCGAAAGGAAGGTATTCTCCGAAGGCTAAGAGACGTCGCTTATCATAACGCGTAATTTGTCCTGTTTCGGAGGAGAGCAATGTTACTTGGTTTTTCAGACCGTCCCGGAATTGATTCAACTCGTTGTACAATAAATCGGCTCCCGTCTTCCGGGTAATATACAGAGTCAATCCGTGGAAAGTGGACGAATACGATTCGTTAGGTGCTCCCCCTTCGCCCATGTCCGTCCCGTGAAAAGGAACGGCGGATTCCGGTAGAAAGATGATGTCCGGAGGAGGGAGATTTTCCAGGGAGCCCCGGAGCGCCATCTCCAGATTCCTGCTCATCGCTTGGCCCAAGTATTCTGGGTTTTCCGCATATTCCCGCTTGGCGGGAGCGGTATTCGGTTGGACCAACAAAGCGGACAGTTTCAAATATCCGTCTTCGGTATTCGGAGTGCTCGACGGAATCTTATATTCTGTCGCGGTTAAGAGTCTGTATCCGCCCAGGATCCACACGAAACTGAGTACCGACGCAGCAACGATTCCGGCGTTTTTTTCTCCTGTATCTCTGAGCAGCGCTAAACCGGCACTCCCGAATAGCAGAAAAAAGCCCGTGCCGTATATTCCTGTGAATGCTGCCGCCTGCGAAAATGCAAGACTCCCTTCCGCTAGATTTCCCCAATACCAAGGGAATAATTGGGGAGTGATCATATCCGCTGCTACAACGCATACGGGAAAGAGTAGCCAACGTAGAAGGAGAGAATCGCCGTTGTATATTTTATATTTAGAATATACTTCGAGGCATATTTTCCAGCCGTAAAAGGCGATCGGCAATTTGATATGCGAAAAGATTCCGTACACGAAAAAAAGGAGCCAAGAAATAAAAGTGCCGGCTCCCGAAATCGCCGATATCGAGGAAGGAATCCAAAAGAATACGGTAACGTTGACGAGTTGGGAAAGGAAAAGAAACCAATAGATCTGAAAACGGAGCGGCCAATCTTTCAGCTCCGTAAAAAGAAGGAAAGCGCAGAGGCCTCCTCCGATTCCGGCGGGAAGGAACGCGAAAGGTTCCATCCCGAAAAGGAGTCCGAAGGAGAGTCCGAGAGAGTATAGAAAAGGACGAAGGGGATTTTTCGGAAGAAAAATCATTTCGAATTCAGTCGTTTCTGTTCCGCTTCGTACGCTTTTCTTCGACCATATTCTTCCGCTTCCTGCGAGCCCAATATTTTAGTTCGGATTGCGGAAATCGCCTTATCGCGATCCGCAGATTTTGCAGTCGGATTGGCTCTCAGCCAGGCTTGCTCCTCCCGATCGATTTCGGTTTCCTTGTTTTTTTGGACCTCGATATCCTTATAAACCTTTTCGATCCTATCCGCTCCGTCTTTGCCGAAGTATTTTTCCCTGATCGAGCGGAGTTGCGGATCCTTCTGAACCGCCGAAAGCTTGTTCATATCGTTTTCCCGAAGAAAAAGTTCCGTTTCGTACTTATTGAATTTGGGCTCCCGCTTTACCACCGCGTCGTAGTAATTTCCGTATACCGCCTTTCGATAATCTTCATAACGGTTTAACCTTTTGTCTCCCGGCAAATTCTTGGTCTCGCTCATAAAATCGGAGAGTCCGAATTGGTATTGTCTTTCCGATTCCTCCAAACCGAAAATCAGTTTGGCTTCCTGGTCGGAAAAAACCTCTCTCCTTTTCTTTTTGATGAGTTCGTAGGCTTCATCCTGTTTGATGTCCCGGGGTAGTTCGTAGGATCGAAGCACCTGTTCGTATGTGAGATACTTTCGGAACATGGCCATCAGCTTTTCTCCCGCCACTCCGGGGTAATGGTCCAATAGGAATGCCTTTACTACTTCGTTGCATTGGTCGATGGTGTAACCTGTCGGGCAACGTCTCCGCAATGCCCATAGTTCCGAGACTAAATCCAATTCGCCGTTTGCGGCGAATTTCATGATATCGTCGTAGGACAGCCATTCACCGTCCTTATAAATGCTGCGTGAAGTATCCATTACCTCGGGGTTGAGGATCAATTCTCCAGATTCGTTGCGTGAAACCGTAAAACCGTCGGAGTCTTCCGCATTGGAGCCGTGGCTTCCTCGTTTGGAGGAAGGTTCCCAAACGATAAAAATAACGAGCATTATTAAAAAAACGCCGACTAGGATCAGCCGAATCTTAGGGGGGATTTGTTTGAGTCGTTCTAACATGTTTTGATTCCCGTTCGAAGCAATGAAAGTATCTGCAAGCCCTATGCTGGCAAGAGGTTTTTGAAAGAAAAAACAATGGAAGAGAGACTCCGGTTCCCGAAACTATCCCTGTGCCCCGTCCGATTTTATATTATCCGAAAGGAACCGCAGGCGCGGATGCGATTTTTTCGCGGTTTAGAAATCTTGAGGTTCGTTCATATTCTAAGGAGGATTTGGACGAAATCGCTTCTGTCGGTCCCGAAGTTTTGGTGGCAAACACGCGACTCGAAGTAAATTCGGAAACGTTTCGCAGGTTTCCCAGTGTGAAAATCTTCGCGACCGTCAGTTCTGGAAACGATCACGTAAATTTTTCGGATCTCAAGAACGAAGGTAGGATATTTCTGAATTCTCCCGGTTGCAATGCCGGTTCGGTCGCGGAATACTGCCGGGCGGCTTTATCCTATTTTCTCCCCATCGATGAGATCCGAAGGAGATCCGTAGGAATCGTAGGATACGGAAATACGGGGAAAGCGTTCGCATCCATACTGAAATCCGAAGGCATAGAATTCGCTTACCATGATCCGTATGTGAAAGACAACTCGGTTTTATTAAGCGAAATCTATTCGCGCGGGATCGTCAGTTTTCATGTGCCCTTGACTGGAGACGGACCTTATCCTACGAAAGGAATGTTCGAAGCGGAAGACGTGAGAAAGTTGGCGCCGAAGACTTTGGTTTTAAATACGAGTCGAGGTGAAATTTGGGGAAGAGGGACGCTGGAAGAATCGCTTCAAAGGGAAGACTTGTTGAAAGTGATAGATGTATTCTATCCGGAGCCTCCACGCGGAGAACTTTTGCAAAGATTGGTATCTAGTAAAAATAGCATTTTCACTCCGCATATCGCCGGTTATAGTCAGAAGGGACGAATCACAGGCACGTATCGACTGGCCGAAAAACTATGCATTCTTTACAAAGACGGCCCTTTGCCTCCTATGGAAGAATTTTTGATTTCCGATGGGGAATGGAAAACGAAAACTTTTTTGGAAAAGGAAGATGGGCTTCTTCGTGACGCATGGAAGAAGAACGATTGGGAATATTTCGAAAGAAGAAGAAACCATTACCCCGTAAGGATAGACGGGATCTAGGAAAGTCCCCGCCCTACTCTGGGCGGGGGCCGGTGCGGTGGTACCCGGCCGAGGCGCGACGCAGACCAAGTATCAGAATTTTGTCGTTTCTACAAGAATGTTTTTTTCAAATCTTTGCAGGAGGTCATACAAAGAATACTGCCCAAAAAAAGATTTGTGAAAAAAATGAATTCGTGATAGAGCGGCAGGCGGGATTGGCCCACGAGCCCACCGCCTCCACCCGAACCTGGGTGGGGGCCGCCAAACAAAACACTAGTACGGCCCTAGTAAGACCGCCGCAAGAATGCCTATCGAACCAGGGTTTTTTCCGTCGGGAAAAGAAGGTATTTCGGTCTCACATTCGCCAGAATATCGTCCAAAACGAAAATTTCTCTGCTTCCTCTTTTTCGTTCAAAAGGAGCTTCATACAAAAAACCTAAAACTTGGAACTCGGAGCGGATATATGCGACAAGGTCGTCTTGCCGAACCTTTCGACTGACGTCCAGATCGATCACCTTCCATCCTGAAAATAAAAAATGAGTAATTAATAATTTCTTTATATCTAATGTGGAATCCCGAACCAAAAGAAAGAGAGAGCCTCCTCCTTCGTTTGCGTAAATATGAAAACGAAAGTCCTTAACGAAGTCGGTCGTTTTCCAAGGTTTTTTGAATCGTATCTCGAAAGATTGATTTTTTTCTGCGGTCACTTCCACGAAGAGGGACTTGGTGGAGTTCCTTTCCGGTGTTCTCAGAACGGAGGAAATCCGTATTTCCGGTAGAAAATCCTCCCCGAGTTTCGATTTTATGTTTTCCGGTCCGAACTCTTCCGTTTCGAAATCTTGAACGAGTATTTCGTTATAGATCCGAGGGCTTTCAGTTTCGGAATTTTGGGAAAATATGGGGAAAGCGATCGCTAGCAAGAGGATCATCAATATTTTTGTTCGTCGGACTCTTTTCAAGATACCTGTCCCTATTAAGAGTATCGACTTTCCACCGGATTTCCGATTCGAATTCGAAGGACTCCGGATCCTAAAAACACTGCACGCGAAAGCATAAATTCTGGGCAAAAGCTATTGCGGACGTTCTTCCGATTTTACCTTGATGAATTTTTTTCGTTCCGAAATCTTACCCTATGATGGACCCGGAAGAAGATCCTTTTATGCGGATTAAAACGGAATTTTCGGATGCGTTCCGAACCGTGTTTCGGGAATTTTTCGGGGATGAAAAGGATCATCAATACGAGTTGTACGAATTGAAATCGGAGGAATCGGGTCCGAAAGGGGATTGGGCTACCTTTACTGTCCGAAACGCTTTGGGAGGAAGAGCCGTCGTTTTTCGCTTCGATCCCAGGTCCGAGGAATTCTATGCTATGCTGAAAGTGCAGGTTTTTCCGGGGGAAGAGGATTGGAATTTGGATTCGTTTTTCGAGAGAAACGGTTTCGTAAAAGCCGATTTTTGGGACGTTAAGAATTCGGCTGGAGAATGGCTCTTCCATTCTCTCGCCAGGCATTATCTCGGCACAATATTCGTCTTTTGTCCTAGGATCTTAGAACCGGATTATATATTGGAATAGGGATTTTCCCGGAGGAATGTTGGGTTCGGAAATTAGTATCATCATCTTACTGGGATTGTTTGTCGGAATTCTTTACGGCCTCTGGGTAAAGAAACGCGCGGCAAAATGAAGAAGTTGTCGGATCGGGTTCGGTCCGAGGATTAAAACGCGTGTGCCCGTCCGGTGTCCGGACCCGATGGGCAAATGATCGATAAGATTCTTTATAAATCTCTAAATTACTTTTTCCCAATTCTTTGCGGAATGTGCGGCAAGGAGGATTTTCGTTCCGTTCGGAGCGGCCTATGTAGAATTTGCGCCAAGGAAACGCCTAGAATCTGGAAAAAAAAGGGGTGTCCGATCTGCTCCGGAAAAACGACGGAAGATGTTTGCGATTATTGCACATCGAGGAACGTCTTCTTTACGGAAGCACGATATCTTCGGGAAAGAACGGACCTCCTGGCCGAAGTCTTAAATAAGATCAAAAGTAGACACGAATATCCTCTTTCCCTGTTTCTATCCATCGGAGCTAAGACAGCGTTGAGAAGCTGGGGAAATCGAGGGATCGATGCCTGCTTTCTTCTTCCGAATTCCTCTTCGGGACGGTTCGGCTCGTTTCCCTTGCGGCCTTTTTCTCCGATGCGAGAGTTGCTTTCTCGAGCGGAAAAAACCCTCGGACTTCCTCGGATAGATCCTTTGCTCAAGAGGAGCAACTCTAGACAGGCGG from the Leptospira fletcheri genome contains:
- a CDS encoding transglutaminase-like domain-containing protein, which encodes MQSSDFPFGTVPFPPDKIEDKFYQLEFSSSEDKSGIIAEIAGMIPWQVRVREVADELKDPTLRVFARGVAPIIHSERISVRYAALAEKGNSNHYEDLEEGAFLLSSVTEPELSYPEFRTYLDRIALRVEELVDLNEDLASDDVKVHFLTRVLSQEEGFSGNHEEYEDPDNSYLHRVFVTKRGIPISLSVIYLLVAHRLNLPLYGVNMPLHFLLHFESNDYETYIDPYHGGVMLDRSTCIRFLKANGFQAHDRYFTHASSMTILKRMFRNLIHIYRKKENREMEKVLSKHLLALDSKWKS
- a CDS encoding polyprenyl synthetase family protein, giving the protein MKAKGLKDLLVRKFDKKLYEIIDEDLRLLAEIKDYTIRSGGKRIRPILHYCMCRILGYKGEKYADVGAIAELIHAASLLHDDVVDEAQTRRGVPSVGSRFGNKTAILAGDYLLACGIYHLNRLNSPELMDIFTQVIKDLSVSELVQMEWERNPKIDLDVYDRVVYGKTASLFGAVCQAAGILAGAPKKNLKKLHEFGVRLGSLFQKQDDAIDYFQAGDRTGKVPLKDFKNGLYTYPVLRLLEKADKNDKKLTHSLFAKEERTEHDEVVILSLLNRYNIRKMLSEEFRSDVEELLRFLKGFPETEEGALVRDQFRKLTEV
- a CDS encoding transketolase; protein product: MSEIKELKEFANNIRKNVIKMVTAAKSGHPGGPLGLADIYAVLYKKILNHKPTDPDWEDRDRLILSNGHVCAVRYAAMAQSGFFPESELLTFRNINSKLQGHPSTRYLKGVESSSGSLGQGLSVSVGIALGARLAKKDYKVYVCISDGECGEGMTWEAAQSAAHYKTDNLIAFMDKNGIQIDGFTKDVMNLEPLDKKFASFGWNVLQADGHDISAILSAFERAKAHKGSPTIILFDTVLGKGVSFMENNPGWHGTPPNAEQEKKALEELEALEV
- a CDS encoding LIC10920 family plasminogen-binding lipoprotein yields the protein MGSFPTILRTCRRSVLTAFLSAALIFFTQTCEHHQSTKTDLSVTASDGSVTFSIHGSLDKSKTPNCGTGSPYSASSSTGTTTTTTTTTTSSGSGTNTQFTVISRLYYTTGDYIYLKFLYDSTQNQGQIDSQQGFSYSGSLTAKPLVANYGKITWGGSGVPIDTSVSGSQALSYLTVTLDLVGNVVSTGSAGLSLTQCYTVDFINCTSATSSSMCYTQNGQQCFNTQSVAGVSVSIKGDVNCTSNSVPAGTSTTTTQ
- a CDS encoding ribonuclease H-like domain-containing protein, which gives rise to MLKHTFCHLPGIDILEERKYWEKGILDWDSLREEFLVRSRNQEDTYSRLVLDSLEFSKKEFARENWDYFFFAVPNEQKWRLFPSVRSRLLYIDIETSGLSKEDFITVVGTYDGDQFKDFLRGRDMDDFPEKVLPSHIFVSYNGVAFDVPFLEKEFGKRFRNRHFDLMYLLRSLGYRGGLKGCEKALGITRDLPFEVNGADAVRLWWQYVQYDDMEALDLLLKYNREDVTHLELLFIKAYNMKLKQTPFYGEIVPEKE
- a CDS encoding MBL fold metallo-hydrolase translates to MKIHKYDSIPDVVEIGDGIFKTEIPQPFYSPNNIYILPDGEPTLIDSGYLAHLGMLQRALKKLGLSLNKIKHIFYTHNHLDHMSAILTIRYYTEAKLYAMKGMAAGIGNYLEYVEVFNRATKRLVYKGHRSPNDRKTELARVEAGNENLKNTLMRGDRIDPILKLDVELVEGDVIRAGGKEIGFLHTPGHNLWHLTPYILEENIFFTGDLVLQNISSIYAEIDGNLEDYYKSLDRISKMSIRRLLPAHGPEPEDPKKAIKLLYKTLQILERGIIRRLKEKEYDLSSLTLEAMGEKVANSGYYNTAMAILHSMVRKFVERGWVEVVETEPPYETYKWIGDSNI